Proteins encoded by one window of Candidatus Margulisiibacteriota bacterium:
- a CDS encoding sugar transferase: protein MGDMLKEHYRAVSNFRRLIDIMLVHVSFYFTHIVCLVFSFKSLEEYTRTGKVFLFLIMSVIWWIVLKQNSLYKSHRFETLFMQLVRIVKAVSVAAVLFLAAITIFEFPAIGKIFMTIFVVLSLGSLFMENVIIAKLAESLRKLNINTRNVIVVGMGKEAADILLKIKENPGWGLKLVGIIIPDQIDSDNNVDSISALSRLHGYKILGKLSDFYSITKGNVIDVVFFSGSPWYLNAMQPYIQYCIQRGIDTELCATFFDKLDFVKMFVDEIGNLPLISFETAHKKPYQLLVKELIDRGIAFLGLFILAPLFFITSLAIRLDSPGSVFFKQKRVGRHGRIFEMYKFRSMVTDAEARKKDLFALNEMSGPVFKITHDPRITRVGKFIRKTSLDELPQLINVLRGEMSLVGPRPPLPSEVAQYSDCQIRRLSVKPGITCTWQVSGRNHIDFETWIKMDLDYIDKWSLSKDAKLLLKTMPAILFQNGAK from the coding sequence GAGTATACGAGAACCGGTAAGGTGTTCTTATTTCTCATTATGAGCGTGATCTGGTGGATTGTTCTTAAGCAGAACAGCCTCTATAAGTCGCATCGGTTCGAGACACTGTTCATGCAACTGGTGCGGATTGTTAAGGCCGTATCTGTTGCTGCAGTACTTTTCTTGGCAGCAATAACCATTTTTGAGTTCCCTGCTATCGGGAAGATATTTATGACGATATTTGTTGTTCTTAGTCTGGGCTCGTTATTCATGGAAAATGTAATTATAGCAAAGTTAGCAGAATCTTTACGTAAACTCAACATTAATACTAGAAATGTAATTGTCGTAGGCATGGGTAAAGAAGCTGCGGACATACTTCTCAAAATTAAAGAAAACCCGGGATGGGGACTAAAACTAGTCGGAATTATTATCCCTGATCAAATAGATTCTGATAATAATGTCGACAGTATATCTGCGCTCTCTCGGTTGCATGGTTACAAAATCCTCGGAAAATTATCGGATTTTTATTCGATTACCAAGGGGAATGTGATTGATGTCGTGTTTTTTTCCGGGTCTCCATGGTATCTAAACGCTATGCAGCCATATATCCAGTATTGTATTCAGCGAGGAATCGATACGGAGCTTTGTGCTACTTTTTTTGATAAACTGGATTTTGTAAAAATGTTTGTTGATGAGATCGGCAATTTACCCCTGATCTCATTTGAGACAGCACATAAAAAACCCTATCAGTTGCTGGTAAAAGAGCTTATTGACCGGGGTATTGCTTTCTTAGGCCTTTTCATTTTAGCCCCTTTATTTTTTATAACGTCCTTGGCTATCCGGCTTGATTCTCCCGGATCAGTTTTTTTTAAACAGAAGCGGGTGGGACGGCATGGACGTATTTTTGAAATGTATAAGTTCCGCTCAATGGTCACTGACGCGGAGGCGCGTAAAAAAGATCTTTTTGCTTTAAATGAAATGTCCGGTCCTGTTTTTAAGATTACGCATGATCCCCGGATAACGAGAGTGGGGAAATTTATCCGGAAAACAAGCTTGGACGAACTCCCTCAATTGATTAATGTGCTTCGAGGTGAAATGAGCCTGGTAGGCCCACGGCCCCCTTTGCCTTCGGAAGTAGCTCAATACAGCGACTGCCAGATACGGAGATTGTCTGTTAAGCCCGGAATAACTTGTACCTGGCAAGTGAGCGGACGTAACCATATTGATTTTGAAACCTGGATAAAAATGGATTTGGATTATATAGATAAATGGTCTCTGTCGAAAGATGCAAAGCTGCTTCTTAAGACGATGCCGGCTATTCTATTCCAGAATGGTGCAAAGTAG